The Sphingomicrobium sp. genome has a window encoding:
- a CDS encoding alpha/beta hydrolase: MRLCALMLCALAASTLDWSAPAHAAAKAAAASQFAPSRFSVVVEGKGPHVIFIPGLSSTRDVWAASVQALKSKYRLHLVQLKGFGEEAGPNASGPVLKPFVEELAAYIEANKLKSPAIVGHSMGGLAALMLAAEHPRAAGKLMIVDAFPFIGPVFGAPDVATITPRAEQMRSMVLAQAAKVTPAFGKPADCPATLPAPARIVGNMTNSAVGACIMKHGATASDMRVVAQAMYDDMLTDMRPRLKDIAVPVTMLYPQDDRLVTKEEADKLYAESYAGTPKLKLVRIPGSYHFIMQDQPALFEEQLKAFLR; the protein is encoded by the coding sequence ATGCGTCTTTGCGCACTGATGCTTTGCGCCCTCGCGGCGTCCACGCTCGACTGGTCCGCGCCTGCTCATGCAGCGGCCAAGGCAGCCGCCGCGAGCCAATTCGCACCGTCGCGGTTCAGCGTCGTCGTCGAGGGCAAGGGCCCCCACGTCATCTTCATCCCCGGCCTGTCGAGCACGCGCGACGTCTGGGCGGCGAGCGTCCAGGCCCTGAAGTCGAAATACCGCCTGCATCTCGTGCAGCTGAAAGGCTTCGGCGAGGAGGCCGGACCGAATGCGTCCGGACCGGTCCTCAAACCCTTCGTCGAAGAGCTCGCGGCCTATATCGAGGCCAACAAGCTGAAGTCGCCGGCTATTGTCGGCCATTCGATGGGCGGACTCGCTGCACTGATGCTGGCCGCGGAGCACCCGCGTGCCGCCGGCAAGCTGATGATCGTCGACGCCTTCCCGTTCATCGGCCCGGTGTTCGGCGCGCCGGATGTCGCGACGATCACCCCGCGCGCCGAGCAGATGCGCTCCATGGTGCTCGCCCAGGCCGCCAAGGTGACGCCGGCATTCGGCAAGCCGGCGGACTGCCCGGCGACACTCCCCGCACCCGCCAGGATCGTCGGCAACATGACCAACAGCGCGGTTGGCGCCTGCATCATGAAGCATGGCGCGACGGCATCCGACATGCGCGTCGTCGCTCAGGCCATGTACGACGACATGCTCACCGACATGCGCCCGCGCCTCAAGGACATCGCCGTGCCGGTCACCATGCTTTACCCGCAGGACGACCGCCTGGTGACGAAGGAAGAAGCGGACAAGCTCTATGCCGAAAGCTATGCCGGCACGCCAAAGCTGAAGCTGGTGCGGATCCCCGGCAGCTACCACTTCATCATGCAGGACCAGCCCGCATTGTTCGAAGAGCAGCTGAAGGCGTTCCTGCGCTAG
- a CDS encoding SGNH/GDSL hydrolase family protein — translation MSGHIILLGDSIFDNAAYVGGAPDVVRQLRSKLPSDSRASLLAVDGAVVAGVSSQLGRLPADATLLVVSAGGNDALGEAHLLQKRSTSVGEAVMMLAEAQAAFRDGYARLVEQLAATGVPAALCTIYDANFPPPEGTVITAALSLFNDVITRAAFSRGLPLIDLRLICSEPSDYANPIEPSEQGGDKIAAAIAALAAELPHLPKRSVVVASRD, via the coding sequence ATGTCAGGTCACATCATCCTTCTCGGCGATTCCATCTTCGACAATGCCGCCTATGTCGGCGGGGCGCCGGACGTGGTCCGCCAGCTGCGTTCGAAGCTGCCGAGCGACTCGCGTGCCAGCCTTCTCGCAGTCGACGGAGCGGTGGTCGCAGGCGTCTCGTCGCAGCTGGGGCGGCTGCCGGCCGATGCGACATTGCTGGTGGTGAGCGCCGGCGGCAATGACGCGCTGGGCGAAGCGCACCTGCTACAGAAGCGCAGCACGTCGGTGGGCGAGGCGGTGATGATGCTTGCCGAGGCGCAGGCCGCGTTCCGCGATGGCTATGCGCGGCTGGTCGAGCAACTGGCCGCCACCGGAGTTCCGGCGGCCCTATGCACGATCTACGATGCGAATTTCCCGCCTCCCGAAGGAACGGTCATCACGGCGGCCCTGTCGCTTTTCAACGATGTGATTACCCGCGCCGCCTTCAGCCGCGGTTTGCCACTGATCGACCTGCGACTGATCTGCAGCGAGCCGAGCGACTATGCGAACCCGATCGAACCTTCGGAGCAGGGCGGCGACAAGATCGCAGCCGCCATTGCCGCCTTGGCGGCGGAGCTTCCGCACTTGCCCAAACGGTCGGTTGTCGTGGCGAGCCGAGATTGA
- a CDS encoding aldo/keto reductase family protein, with protein sequence MKYRKLGDSDLEVSEISLGSWLTYGVGVEADKARACLDESFEQGINFIDTANVYGRGAAETFLGEALKGRPRDSYVLAAKLFFPMSDTDRGLSRAQVEKQLDASLKRLQTDVIDLYQCHRYDWDTPLEETMEALTRAVDSGKVRYIGFSEWPADRIQAAIEMTGPSSTLGTSVAKFVSSQPQYSLLWREPEDEVIPLCAANGISQIVWSPLGQGVLSGKYDPDAPPPKDSRAASSEMSGFMDRLLEPQVLRAVQQLKPIAEEAGLTLPQFALAWVLREPNVASAIIGASRPEQVRENAAASGVTVDTQLFSRAEAIIGAALGQ encoded by the coding sequence ATGAAATATCGCAAGCTCGGCGACAGCGACCTCGAAGTTTCCGAGATTTCGCTGGGATCCTGGCTCACCTATGGCGTCGGCGTCGAAGCGGACAAGGCGCGCGCCTGCCTCGACGAATCCTTCGAGCAGGGCATCAATTTCATCGATACCGCGAACGTCTATGGCCGCGGTGCCGCCGAGACGTTCCTCGGCGAAGCGCTGAAGGGGCGGCCGCGCGACAGCTACGTGCTGGCGGCCAAGCTGTTCTTCCCGATGAGCGACACCGACCGCGGGCTATCGCGCGCGCAGGTCGAAAAGCAGCTCGATGCGTCGCTGAAGCGGCTGCAGACCGACGTCATCGATCTTTATCAGTGTCACCGTTATGATTGGGACACGCCGCTCGAGGAGACGATGGAGGCGCTGACCCGGGCGGTGGACAGCGGCAAGGTGCGCTACATCGGCTTTTCGGAATGGCCCGCCGATCGCATCCAGGCGGCGATCGAGATGACCGGCCCCTCGTCGACGCTCGGGACAAGTGTTGCCAAGTTCGTCTCGAGCCAGCCGCAATATTCACTGCTGTGGCGCGAGCCGGAAGACGAGGTCATCCCGCTATGCGCGGCCAACGGCATTTCGCAGATCGTCTGGTCGCCGCTCGGCCAGGGCGTGCTGAGCGGCAAGTACGATCCCGATGCGCCGCCGCCCAAGGACTCGCGCGCGGCCAGCAGCGAGATGAGCGGCTTCATGGACCGGCTGCTCGAACCGCAAGTGCTTCGGGCCGTGCAGCAGCTGAAGCCGATCGCCGAGGAAGCCGGCCTGACGCTGCCGCAATTCGCGCTTGCCTGGGTGCTTCGCGAGCCGAACGTCGCCTCGGCGATCATCGGTGCGTCGCGCCCCGAACAGGTGCGGGAAAATGCGGCAGCGTCCGGCGTGACCGTCGACACGCAGCTGTTCAGCCGGGCCGAAGCGATCATCGGGGCAGCGCTCGGGCAGTAG
- a CDS encoding helix-turn-helix transcriptional regulator yields the protein MENRLKVLRAERNWSQQDLAERLQVSRQSVNAIETGKYDPSLPLAFRIAELFELGIEEIFVSPTRRSSKAI from the coding sequence ATGGAAAATCGCCTCAAGGTCCTGCGCGCCGAGCGCAACTGGAGCCAGCAGGACCTCGCCGAACGGCTCCAGGTCTCCCGCCAGAGCGTGAACGCGATCGAGACCGGCAAGTACGATCCCTCGCTGCCGCTCGCCTTCCGCATCGCCGAACTGTTCGAGCTCGGCATCGAAGAAATCTTCGTCTCCCCCACCCGGCGAAGCTCCAAGGCCATCTAG